Sequence from the Rhodohalobacter sp. SW132 genome:
AAATCAAAAGAGTTGAATTCAGTGTGATGTTTTCTATTTTAGTATGCTGGTGCCTTTGATGTGATCACAGAAGAGTACCGAAAAAAATTTCATGATTATAGAATCTACTGTCAACACGATTGGTTTAATTTCCAATAATACATTTCTTCCGTTAGTTATATGCCACACTCATTGAAACGCAGAGGGGTAAACACAGGTTTGAATTCTTCATTTGATTATTACAAAGATCTGCTCGAACAAACACTCGGTATTCCGTTTACCTCGGACAATAGCATTGAGGTGTTGAAAAATGGCGACATGATTTTCCCTGCCATGCTAAAGGCGATTGATCAGTCAAAGGAGAGGATTGAGTTTCTTACCTTCGTCTATTGGACTGGCAACATCGCTCATAAATTCGCAAATGCACTGGCCAATAAGGCGGAAGAAGGCCTTGAGGTGAATGTGATCCTGGATAGTGTTGGAGCTGCAAAAATGCCGGAGGAACTCCTTGAATTGATGAAGAAGAGCGGGGTGCAGGTAGAACATTTTCGTCCATTGAAGAATTGGAAGTTCTGGAAGATGGATAACCGGACACATCGAAAAGTGCTCATTTGTGACGGTGAAATTGCGTTCACCGGAGGAGTTGGAATTGCCGGTGAGTGGGAGGGAGATGCCAGAAATAAAGATGAATGGAGAGATACGCATTTTCTCATCAAAGGACCGGCAGTGTTTGGCCTTCACGCTGCATTCTTGGAAAACTGGATAGAAGCGGGGCGACCGCTCAAACTTGATTACACGATTCAAGGAGAGGCTGATACAGATCAAAATGTAGCTGTGCAGGTCATTCGCACATCAGCATCAGTCCGGTGGAGTGATATTGTGATGCTATACCAGGTATTGATTAAGATGGCACAAGAAAGCATCCGCATTACAACCGCCTATTTTAATCCGAACCCGATAATCCTTGATTTGCTTAAAGAAGCGGCTGACCGTGGGGTGAAAATCCAGATCATGGTACCGGGTGAGACGACTGACGAGGAAATAGCAAAAGTTGCAGGAGATAAGTCTTTCGACACATTGCTGGATGCCGGAATTGATCTGTATTACTATCAAAAAACGATGCTACATGCCAAAATCATCACTATAGATGGGTGTTTAAGCTGTATCGGATCGGCGAATTTCAATCATCGGTCTATGCTAAAAGATGATGAGATCAATGTTGTTATCCTTGATGAGCAGGTAACCGGAGAGCTGGTTGATCATTTTGAGGAAGATCTTGAACAGTGTGAAAAAATAGAAATGGGACGGTGGAAGGAGCGAGGTCTTATGAAAAGAGCCACAGAAAAAGTAACCCATCTATTTGATCAACAGATCTGACTGGGATTCATCAATTGATATAGGAAGCGCATTCTCATCAGTGAAATTCAACAAACAGTCAACTGAAGTGTAGTTCGAAAAAAATGAGTCACACAAAATTATAGTAAGATTTAGTGTGACTCACTATTGACAGAGAGATATTATCCCATACTTTCTAAAAAATAGAAAATGAATTTGGTATAATCGAACGGCAGAAAATTATTGAATTCCTCTCCTTTCCGTACAATTTAAGAATCTTCACCCTGTGCAAAATCCACTGCTAAACAGCTCTTCTGCCCTGGATTACCTGTAATAAAACTGCTATAACAGCTATAACCAACAGAATATGGATAATACCACCGGCGCTGTACCCTATAAATCCGACTAACCAGGCGATTACTAAAATTACGGCAACGATATATAATAGATTTCCCATGATATTTTTTGATTTAATTATAGATTATTATTGTTTATTTACATCTGTTGGATCATTACATATTCTACTTATTTTCTTCAAACCAATCGTACATACGATCCGGTTTCACTTCCACTCTGGCGTTGAACTACGACTCAATCCCTGATTTTCAAAGTCCTATAATGTTGTTGAACAAGTGTTTCTACACTTAAAACATGTGAAAAAAAATCTGAAGTATGTTACATGGTTTTGATACGAAGTTATATATTTCACAGGTTTTCGAAATTAAGTCAAGTGTTTGGGCAGCATGTTGAAATAGGAAGCAGTTTGCCTAACCTTTTCTATTACATGGCATGAGCTCGGTAATCTCTCCCTGGTAAGAGTACTATGTCTGATTCACAGTAGTCTGGTATTCATGTCTAAACTCTGCAAAGGCTATATGGGCAGTCTCAAAAACATCATTTATTAGGATTGGGAACAAGATTTCAGAAAATCGAATAAATATGTGATATGTATAACAGTACATAAAGTTGTTACAATAGTTAACCGAATGCTATTTCATATTTTGATATAACCAAGTTAACAATAGGTAAATCTGATACTTATGGATAAGTATAGAAATGATCGGTTTAGTGAATCTGATCAAAAAAAACAGTTACAGAATATAGCCCGGCTGGTTGATGACCATTATGAGCTTGAAAGGAGATTTCTGCAGGTATCATCAGAATTAGAATCACTGAAAAACCGCATGAAAAATCTTAATCATGATCTCCGGAGCCCGCTTGGAGGTATTGCAGGTATGCTTGATCTGCTGATTCCTGAAGAAAATACAGATCAGGTAGACGTGCAAACCAGTGATCTGAACATGATTAAGGAGTCTGCTCGATCCATTTTAGATCTTATAAATAGTACATTATTAATTGAGGATACTGATAAGAATCTGGTAGAGAAGAAGACCGAGAGACTACTTTCTTCCGCTATAATGGAGATAAATCGGTTGTATCTACCCATGGCGCAGAATAAAAGGATAGCCTTGTCAATGAGTACTCAAATCGATACAGAGGTACCGCTTCCGCATGATTTTTATATAAATCTGATACAGATTACAGGAAATTTGGTTGCGAATGGTATCAAGTTTACACCACCCAAAGGATCCGTTAAAGTGGTATTTACTTTGGATGAGGAGAGAAATAAAAACACAATGAATATGATTGTGACGGATACCGGTAAGGGTATGCTGCCTGGTCAGGTTTCCGCATTTAACCAGG
This genomic interval carries:
- a CDS encoding phosphatidylserine/phosphatidylglycerophosphate/cardiolipin synthase family protein, which translates into the protein MNSSFDYYKDLLEQTLGIPFTSDNSIEVLKNGDMIFPAMLKAIDQSKERIEFLTFVYWTGNIAHKFANALANKAEEGLEVNVILDSVGAAKMPEELLELMKKSGVQVEHFRPLKNWKFWKMDNRTHRKVLICDGEIAFTGGVGIAGEWEGDARNKDEWRDTHFLIKGPAVFGLHAAFLENWIEAGRPLKLDYTIQGEADTDQNVAVQVIRTSASVRWSDIVMLYQVLIKMAQESIRITTAYFNPNPIILDLLKEAADRGVKIQIMVPGETTDEEIAKVAGDKSFDTLLDAGIDLYYYQKTMLHAKIITIDGCLSCIGSANFNHRSMLKDDEINVVILDEQVTGELVDHFEEDLEQCEKIEMGRWKERGLMKRATEKVTHLFDQQI
- a CDS encoding lmo0937 family membrane protein; its protein translation is MGNLLYIVAVILVIAWLVGFIGYSAGGIIHILLVIAVIAVLLQVIQGRRAV
- a CDS encoding HAMP domain-containing sensor histidine kinase, encoding MKNLNHDLRSPLGGIAGMLDLLIPEENTDQVDVQTSDLNMIKESARSILDLINSTLLIEDTDKNLVEKKTERLLSSAIMEINRLYLPMAQNKRIALSMSTQIDTEVPLPHDFYINLIQITGNLVANGIKFTPPKGSVKVVFTLDEERNKNTMNMIVTDTGKGMLPGQVSAFNQGKPVEKSIGTSGEKGSGIGLQHVKQMVSELNGSVFVKRKKEKGTEFSLSFPLPDQNLDRKSASHLIVQNGRISYNGHHS